One region of Armigeres subalbatus isolate Guangzhou_Male chromosome 3, GZ_Asu_2, whole genome shotgun sequence genomic DNA includes:
- the LOC134226627 gene encoding senecionine N-oxygenase-like has protein sequence MVNDITNEKQRTYCVIGAGTAGLCAARHALQSGGEVTVFEMASQLGGTWVFNEEVDKNEYGIDVHSSMYKGLKTNLPKEIMGYPDFPIPEQDSSYIPAEDMLRFFQYFSDYFGITESIKFSHYVIRIKPTKDEKQWEVIVRDCPNDQLKTFYFDYVLVCNGHYHTPRLPNYPGIHLYKGKQMHSHDYRCNDPFVGETVLVIGAGPSGMDMAYEISKKAERVTLSHHLKDTPKTVFPDNVILKHDVARLTETGVVFADGTSQDFSVICYSTGYKYTFPFLSCDCGIIVEDNYVQKLYKHCINIRYPTMAFIGLPFYVCAAQMMDLQARFCIKFFSGAKQLPSQEEMEADTNTEMEERWSRGMKKRQAHMMGPQEDRYYDDLAHTAEVEPIKPVIKKLHKLCAFRFSEDLVNFRKDKFRIIDNETYVKIN, from the exons ACCAACGAAAAGCAACGCACCTACTGCGTGATTGGTGCGGGAACCGCCGGGCTATGCGCCGCCCGCCATGCTCTCCAATCGGGTGGCGAAGTGACCGTATTCGAGATGGCGTCGCAGTTGGGAGGCACGTGGGTGTTCAACGAGGAGGTGGACAAGAATGAGTACGGCATAGATGTACATTCCAGCATGTACAAGGGCTTGAAGACCAACCTACCCAAGGAGATCATGGGCTATCCGGATTTCCCGATTCCGGAACAGGACAGCAGCTACATTCCAGCGGAGGATATGctgagatttttccaatatttttcggATTACTTCGGAATTACGGAAAGCATAAAGTTCAGTCACTACGTGATAAGAATCAAGCCCACCAAGGACGAGAAACAATGGGAAGTAATTGTTCGAGATTGTCCGAATGATCAATTGAAGACATTCTACTTTGATTACGTGTTGGTATGCAACGGCCACTATCACACGCCCAGGTTACCAAACTACCCTGGGATACATTTATACAAAGGAAAGCAGATGCACAGCCATGATTATCGATGTAACGACCCATTTGTCG gcgaaacagtGTTGGTGATCGGAGCTGGTCCCTCAGGTATGGATATGGCgtatgaaatttccaaaaaggCCGAACGGGTTACTTTGAGTCACCACTTGAAGGACACACCTAAAACGGTGTTCCCAGATAACGTCATTCTAAAACATGACGTAGCTCGGTTGACCGAGACCGGTGTGGTGTTTGCGGACGGAACATCGCAAGATTTCAGCGTTATTTGCTACAGTACAGGGTACAAATACACATTCCCATTCTTGAGCTGTGATTGCGGAATTATTGTGGAGGACAATTATGTCCAGAAGCTGTACAAACACTGTATCAACATCCGTTATCCGACGATGGCTTTCATAGGATTGCCGTTCTATGTTTGCGCGGCCCAGATGATGGACTTGCAGGCTCGATTCTGCATTAAGTTCTTTAGTGGAGCGAAGCAGCTGCCTTCGCAAGAAGAGATGGAAGCCGATACCAACACTGAAATGGAGGAGCGCTGGAGTAGAGGTATGAAGAAGCGTCAGGCGCACATGATGGGACCACAAGAGGATCGGTACTACGACGATTTGGCACACACAGCCGAGGTGGAGCCTATCAAGCCGGTAATCAAGAAGCTGCATAAACTTTGTGCCTTCCGGTTCAGTGAAGATTTGGTCAATTTTCGGAAAGATAAATTTAGAATTATTGACAATGAAACTtatgtaaaaataaattag